One segment of Drosophila ananassae strain 14024-0371.13 chromosome 3R, ASM1763931v2, whole genome shotgun sequence DNA contains the following:
- the LOC6497307 gene encoding uncharacterized protein LOC6497307 yields the protein MDQKGEAKQDRRSDSKMEEPHLSLRLKEHYEKEAEILRLLLNLENRFREYYKIFICEMKAQRILIERIWLLTQRYLILISSEQGCRYPEVYTLSTEEAIVNEYEEKLEVIRASNNKLKKAVLKILVECKEFYDVYDSLDKTQSTPFILGDKSHRSIQYHKIMVVDIFNYFHAMVLKLKCYMHQLDPVNLESVEDYREMLQNEAMCEEFDEYLNVRFVYCNCLLPRQTCPILKLKCSHQNIKNLKYVSRI from the exons ATGGATCAAAAAGGGGAAGCTAAACAGGATCGCAGATCGGACAGCAAGATGGAAGAGCCGCACTTGTCGCTCCGCCTGAAGGAGCACTACGAGAAGGAGGCCGAAATCCTGAGGCTGCTCTTGAATCTGGAGAACCGATTTCGGGAGTACTACAAAATTTTCATCTGCGAAATGAAGGCCCAGCGGATACTAATCGAACGGATATGGCTTCTGACCCAGCGGTATCTGATCCTGATCAGTTCCGAGCAGGGCTGTCGTTATCCGGAGGTCTACACCCTGTCGACCGAGGAGGCCATCGTGAATGAGTACGAGGAGAAGCTGGAAGTTATCCGCGCCTCCAA TAACAAATTGAAGAAAGCCGTGTTAAAGATATTGGTAGAGTGCAAGGAATTCTACGACGTCTACGATAGTCTTGACAAGACCCAGTCGACGCCCTTCATCTTGGGTGATAAGAGCCACCGAAGCATTCAGTACCACAAGATAATGGTCGTTGACATCTTCAACTACTTCCATGCCATGGTGTTGAAACTGAAGTGCTACATGCATCAGCTGGATCCTGTCAACCTGGAGAGCGTCGAGGACTACCGGGAGATGCTCCAAAACGAAGCCATGTGCGAGGAGTTCGACGAGTATCTGAATGTGCGCTTCGTATACTGCAACTGCCTGCTGCCGCGGCAAACCTGCCCCATTTTGAAACTGAAGTGTTCACACCAAAACATCAAAAATTTGAAGTATGTCAGTCGAATCTAG
- the LOC6498232 gene encoding E3 ubiquitin-protein ligase KCMF1 — protein MESDKSEAQCHMGFTCNGCQRRNFPGRRFHCLACFEEFNLCNGCYALDVTTEDHKFDHAMHCILTPASMALFYTKDELRRGKLPVLIRCPYCKINNFNLEEFEQHLKELHPDADPGLLTCYKMNA, from the exons ATGGAAAGCGATAA AAGCGAGGCGCAGTGCCACATGGGTTTCACCTGCAACGGATGTCAGCGCAGGAATTTTCCGGGCCGTCGGTTCCATTGCCTGGCCTGCTTCGAGGAGTTCAACCTGTGCAACGGCTGCTATGCCCTCGATGTGACCACCGAGGACCACAAGTTCGATCATGCGATGCACTGCATCCTCACACCGGCCAGCATGGCCTTGTTCTACACCAAGGACGAGCTGCGGCGCGGCAAGCTCCCAGTGCTAATCCGCTGTCCCTACTGCAAGataaacaatttcaatttgGAGGAGTTCGAACAGCATCTGAAGGAGCTGCATCCCGATGCAGATCCCGGCCTGCTGACCTGTTACAAGATGAATGCCTAG